ACCTCGCCCCACGGGCTGCGCACGGGCCGCGGCGTCCCGGCGTAGCGGACCAGGACGTCGAGCTGGGTGTCCGCCGGCGCCTCCGCGACGAGCCGCACCACGAGCCGGCCCGCGCGGTGCCGGTGCCGCGCGGGCGCGGCGCCCGCGACGGTGACCTGCTGGACGACGAGCGGACCGAGGTCGAGCGCGAGCTCGTGCAGCGGCTCGAGCGTGCGGACCCGCAGCCGCGCGACCCCGGCGAGCCGGTTGGTGCGCACGCGGTAGTCGAGCTCGAGGTCGTAGTGCTCGACGTGGAACGCGCGCGAGCCGTGCCCGTAGGCGTACGGGTCTCCGGAGGCGGGGGACGGCTCCCTCACGAGGCCCCGACGGGCGCACGCCACGGCCCGATCGGGTTGCCGACCCACCGCGAGCCGGCCGGGACCGTCTCGCCGCGCAGCACGAGCGACGCGGGGCCGACCGTGGCGCCCTCGTCGAGCAGCGCCGCCGGCAGGACGACGCCGTGCGGGCCGAGCGTCGCGCCGTCGCGCAGCGTCACGGTGTCGAGGCTCATGACCCGGTCGTGGAACAGGTGGGTCTGCACGACGCAGCCGGGGCCGACGGTCGCGCCGTCGCCGAGCCGGACGAGGTCGGCCTCGGGCAGCCAGTACGTCTCGCACCAGACGCCGCGGCCGATCCGCGCGCCCATGCTCCTCAGCCACCACACCAGCGCGACACTACCCGTGACGGGGTCGGCGAGCAGCGGCGCGGCGACGACCTCCGTGAAGGTGTCCGCGAGCTCCCCACGCCACACCGGCGCGCTCCACAGCGGGTGCTCGGCGTCCCGGAAGCGCCCGGCGAGCGCCCACTTCGCGGCGACCGTGACGGCGGCGCCGAGCACCCCGACGGCGAGCAGCACCACCCCGCCCGACGCGGCGGCGAGCAGCCAGCCGCCGGTCGCGGCGATCGCCTGGAGCGCGAGCCCGGCACCGACCCACAGCAGCCCCAGGACCAGCAGCGGGACGACGCGGCACACCTCGACCGCGCCGCGCGCCCGGCGCAGCGCCGGGGTTGACGTGTAGGTGCGCTCGCCGTCGTCGACCGCGGGCGCCCGGGCCAGGAGCACCGGCGGGCTGCCGAGGTAGCTCGACCCGGCGCGCGTGCGGCTCGGGGTCGCCGAGAGCACCGCGACGAGCCCGTTCTTCGGGACGGTGCGGCCCGGCGCCGTCATGCCGGAGTTGCCGAGGAACGCGCGCCGGCCGACCTTCGCGGTCGCGACGCGCAGCCAGCCGCCGCCGAGCTCGTAGGGGGCGACCATCGTGTCGTCGGCGAGGAACGCGCCGTCCTTGACCTGCATCATCGACGGCAGCCCGACGACCGTGGAGATCTCGGTCTCGCGCCCGACCCGCGCGCCCAGCAGCCGCAGCCACGCCGGGGTGAGCAGCGACGAGTACAGCGGGAACAGCGCCGTGCGGGCCGCGTCCATGAGCCGGGAGACCGCCCACGCCCGCACCCCGGCGCCGGACCGGACCGGGTGGCAGCCCTCGCGCAGCCCGCGGGCGAGCAGGCGCACGCCGACGAGCACGAGGAGCGCGTACGTCAGGTAGGCGACCGGAACGGCCACGAGCGTCCACGCGAGCGCGGGTCCGACGGCGGCGGCGAGCGACGGCGTGGGGGCCAGGGCGGCGCCCAGGACGGCGAGCGCGGGCAGCGCGGCGAGCGACGGGAGCGCGCTGACGGCCGCCCCCGTGACGGCGAACACCGCGGTCCAGCCGGCGCGCGACGCGGGCGGCCGGGTCGTCGGCCACGGGTGGCGCGCCTCGTGCTGGCGGACCGCCGGCGAGCCGGACCAGAACTCGTCGGACCCCGTCGTGCCGTGCACCGCGGACCCCGCGGCCACGTCGGTGCCGCCGCGGACGCGCGACCCCGGGAGCAGGACGCTGCGCGCCCCGACGGTCGCGCCGGGTCCGACGCGGATGCGCCCGACGTGCAGCACGTCCCCGTCGACCCAGTGGCCGGACAGGTCGACCTCCGGCTCGATCGCGCAGCCGTGGCCGAGGGTCAGGAACCCCGTGACGGGCGGCACCGAGTGCAGGTCGACGTCGCGGCCGACGTCCGCGCCGAGCGCACGGGCGTAGAGCGAGATCCAGGGTGCGCTCGCGGGCGTCACGGCACCGAAGCCGTCGACGAGCCGCTCGGCCGCCCACAGCCGCAGGTGCACGTGACCGCCGCGCGGGTACGAGCCGGGCCGCACGCCCGCGAGCAGCAGCCGGGCGCCGAGCGCGCACACCCCGAGCCGCCCGAGGGGGCTCACCGTGAGCAGCCAGCCCGCGGCGAGCCACCACCACGGCACCGCGAGCGCCCAGGCGACGCCCCACACCACGTGCAGCACCGTGCCGACCGCGGCGACGACCGTGAGCCAGCGCAGCGCGACGAGCCCCCGCAGGGGCAGCAGCGCGAGGAGCTGGACCACCTGGCTCGTGACCGGCACGGGGGCCACGGTGCGGGTCCGGGCGGGAGCCGCGGCGCCCGACCCCCCGGGACGGTCGGTGTCCGACGGCCACGTCGCGTCGAGGTGCTCCGCGAGCCCGCCGACGCTCGGGTGGTCGTAGACCTCCGCGACGGTGACCTCGGGGTAGCGCGCGCGCAGCGCGGACACGAGCTGCGCGGCGGTCAGCGAGCTGCCGCCGTGCGCGAAGAAGTCGTCGTCCTCGTGCTGCGGGCGCACGCCGACCACGGCGGCCCACTGCTCGCCGACCCACCCGGCGAGGCCGTCGAGCGGCGCGGCGTCGTCGTCCCCGGCGTCCGCGAGCGGCCAGGGGAGCGCGTCGCGGTCGACCTTGCCGGACGTCCGCGTCGGGATGTGCTCGACGACCGCGAGCAGCGGGACCATCGAGCCCGGCAGGGTCTCGCGCAGGCGGCGCAGCAGGTCGTGCAGGTCGAGGCGCTCGCCGTCCTGCGGGGCGAGGTACCCGACAAGAACCGTGCCGCCCGCGGTCGAGCGGCGGACCGCGGCCGCGGCGCCCGCGACGCCGGGCAGCGCCTGGAGCGCGGTGTCGACCTCGGCGAGCTCGATGCGGTGGCCGTTGACCTTGACCTGGTCGTCGGCCCGCCCCACGAACAGCAGCCCCTCGGGGTCCGCGACGACGAGGTCGCCGGTCCGGTACGCGCGGTCCCAGCCCAGCCCCTCGTGCGGGCCGAACCGCACGGCGTCGAGCTCCGGGTCGAGGTACCGCGCGACGCCGACGCCGCCGATGACGAGCTCCCCGGTGCCGCCCTCGGGCACCTCGCGGCCCTCGGCGTCGACGACGGCCAGGTCCCAGCCGTCGAGCGGCAGCCCGATCCGCACGGTCGCGTCGGGCAGCAGCAGCGCGGCGCACGCGACGACCGTCGCCTCCGTCGGCCCGTACGTGTTCCACAGCTCGCGGCCGGGTGCCCACAGCCGCGTCGCGAGCTCGGGCGGCACCGCCTCGCCCCCGAAGATCAGCAGGCGCACCGCCGCGAGAGCGTCGGCCGGCCACAGCCCCGCGAGCGTCGGCACGGTCGACACCACGGTGATGTCCCGGTCGACCAGCCACGGCCCGAGCTCGGACCCGGCCCGCACGAGCGCACGCGGCGCGGGCACGAGCGTCGCGCCGTGCCGCCACGCGAGCCACATCTCCTCGCACGACGCGTCGAACGCGACCGACAGGCCCGCGAGCACCCGGTCGCCCGGGCCGACCGGCGCGCCGCGCAGGAACAGCCGGGCCTCCGCGTCGACGAACGCCGCGGCGCTCCGGTGGCTCACCGCGACGCCCTTGGGCCGGCCCGTCGAGCCGGAGGTGAAGATGACCCAGGCCCCGTCCTCGAGCGTCGGCGCCTCCGCGTGCCGGGCGCCCACGCGCGGTGCCGGGGTGCCGTCGGGGCGCAGCGGCTCGGGGCCGTCGCCCAGCACCACGACGACGCCCGCGTCCGTGAACACGCGGTGCGCGCGCTCGTCGGGGTCGTCGGCGTCGACCGGGACGTACGCCGCACCGGCGTGCAGCACCGCGAGCACCGACACGTACAGCCCGACCGTGCCCGACGCCGCGCGCACGCCGACCCGGTCCCCGCGCCGGACCCCGACGGCGGCGAGCCGGGCCGCGCGCGCCTCGACGGCCTGCGCGAGGGCGCGGTACGTGAGCACCTCGTCGCCGTCGTCGATCGCGAGGGCGTCCGGGAACCGGGCGACGGTGCTGGCGAAGACGTCGACGAGCGTCCGGGGGGTCGGGGTGCGGTCACCGGCCCGGAGCGTGTGCGTGGCCGAGGACGGCGGGGTGCTCACGACGGGGACGGCTCCTGCCTCGCGGTCGACGGGGTCGTGCGGCGTGCGCGGACCACGACCGTGGCGGCCCACCGGCGCCCGACCGTAACGAGCGCCGGTGAACGGGACCCGACGGGACGGCGAACGCCGGGTGCCGTACGCCCCGGAGGGACGAGAGGTGCGCCACTCCTCAGGGTAGGTCCGGCGTTTGGGAACCGGGGCGGCGCCGCGCGCGTCGGCCCCCCGGGACTTCCGGGGCCTCGCGCTCCGCGGGTAGGGTCCGGGCCTGCGTCGCGTGCCGGTGGCGGTCTGCGTCAGGCATGGAGGCGCGGACCCGCGAAGGACACCCCATCACCCAGCCCCTGCAGGACCCCTCCGACGACCATCACGACCACGACCCGTCGCCGCGCGCCCGCGTCCGCGCCTGGGCCGACGAGATGCGCCAGGTGCACGCCCGCCTGCGCGAGGCCCTCGACCTAGCCCGTGAGCAGCTCGAGGACGCCGGCGCCTCCGACGCGCCGGCGACCGACCTCCTGCTCTACTGCTGGGGCTTCTGCGCCGCGCTGAGCGGCCACCACCGCAGCGAGGACACCGCGCTGTTCCCGCGGCTGACGGAGCAGCACCCCGACCTCGTGCCCGTCGTCGCGCAGCTCGTCCAGGACCACCACATGATCGAGCACCTGCTCGGCGGCCTGACGGAGGCCATCCGGCTCGACGCGAGCACCGAGGAGAAGCTGCGGCACCTCGACGGCGTCGAGGCGGTGATGACGACGCACTTCCGCTACGAGGAGCGCCGGCTGCTCGACGTGCTCGACGGGGTGCTCGACGACTCCGTCGCGCCCGGCGAGGTGTTCGGGCCGCTCGGCTGACGCACGGCGGCGGGACGAGGGCATGCCGACCCGCCGGCTCCTCCCCTTGGGGCGGCACCCCGCGCCCGTCCTCCGGTTCCGGTGACGCGGACCCGGCGGCGGCCGATCATGGTCGGGACCGCGAGGGTGCGGCCCACCGGTGAGGAGGCTGTCGAGATGGAGCTGTCGGACCGGGCCCGGGCGGCGGGCGACGCGATCGAGCCCGTGACGTCGTTCTTCCTGTCGCTGCGCGCGATGGACGGTCAGCCGGACGTCGTCGACCTGTCGTTCGGCGACCCGCACGAGATGCCGCTGCCGGCGCTCGTCGACGCGATCCGCGCGAACCTCGAACCGCGCGCCGAGGACTGGTTCGCGTACAAGACGAGCCTCGCGCCGGCGCAGGAGGCGGTCGCTGCGGGGCTGCGTGCCGAGCTCGGGCTCGATTTCGCCGCGGCCGACATCACGATGACCCAGGGCGCCTTCGGGGCGATCGCGCTGGCGTTCCGGCTGGTCGCCGACGTGGGCGACGAGGTCGTGGTCCCGGAGCCCGGCTGGTTCTACGCCCCGATGCTGCGCGCCGCCGACATGGTGCCCGTCCGCGCCTCGCTCGCCGAGGGCACGTTCGACCTCGACGTCGAGGCGGTCGCGCGGGCGATCACCCCGCGCACGCGGATCGTCGTCGTGAACTCCCCGGCGAACCCGACCGGCCGGGTCTACGGGCGCCAGCGCCTCGCGGAGCTCGCGACGGTGCTCGACGAGGCGTCGGCGCGCCACGGCCGCCGGATCTGGCTGCTGTCCGACGAGCCCTATCGGCGCATCCGGTTCCACGGCCTGGGCTTCACGAGCCCCGCGGAGCTCTACCCCTGGACGCTCGTCGACTACTCCTACGGCAAGGTGCTGCTCGCGCCGGGCCAGCGCCTCGGCTACCTCGCGCTGTCCCCGCTGATCCCGGTCGCGGTGCGCGACGAGCTGCGCGACGCGATCCTGCCGCTGCAGCTCGCGCTGGGCTGGGGCTTCCCCGACGCGCTCATGCAGTACGCGGCCCCGGCCCTGGAGACGGTGTCGATCGACGTCGCGGCCCTGCAGGGTCGGCGCGACCGGGCCGTCGCCGCGCTCGGGGAGGCGGGGTACGCGCTGACGGTCCCCGAGGGCACCTTCTACCTGTGGGGCGAGGCGCCCGGAGGCAACGCGGTCGCTTTCACCGCGGCGCTGGCCGAGCGCGGGGTCTACGTCCTGCCGGGCACGGTGTTCGGGCGGCCGCGGCACTTCCGGATCAGCCTCACGGCGACTCCGGAGATGCTGGAGCGCGCGCTGCCGGTGCTGCGCGAGGTCGGCGCCCGGGTCGGCTGAGCCGCTGCACGGGTGGGGCTCCCGGGGCGCCGACCGCCACCCTGGCGGGCCGCCGGACCGCGGCGCCGGCGAGGTCACCGCACCGCGTCGAGCAGCTCCTCCAGATGCGCCCGAGTGTGCGGGTCGTCGAGCACCTCGCCGACCCACGCCGCGGCGCCCGCCCGCTCGGGGGAGCGGGCGTTCGGGGTCAGCCAGTCGGTCGCGGCGGCCTGCGTGATGTGCCCGAGCTGCGCGACGAGCATCGAGAAGTCGGCGGTGCGCGTGAGCCGCGCGGGACCTCCCGCGTCGGCGTAGGCGCCCTGCAGCGCGCGGGCGCGGCCCGGGTCGTCGCGCGCGAACTCGAACAGCACGCACGCGAGCTCCCGGCGGGGGTCGGCCGGCCCCGCGTTCTCCCAGTCGATCACGCACAGCCCTGCGCCGGCGGCCGGCAGCACGTTGTCCGCCCAGAGATCGCAGTGGCACACGTGCAGCCCGCCGGGCGGCTCGATCCAGCTCTCCAGCGCGACGAGCTCGTCGCGCAGCGCGGCGAGGCGCCCGGCGAAGGGTGCGCCCGCGTTCCGCAGTGCGTCGACCAGCCGGTCCCAGCCCGCGGCGCCGACCGGCTCGGTGTACCAGGGGTGCACGGGTCCGGGGTGCGGGGACGCGATGCGGTGGAGCGTGCCGACCGCGGCCCCGACCAGCTCGGGGTCGAGCCGGGGATCGGGCTCCCCGAGCTCGACCCACCCGTACACGCGGACCTGGACGCCTCCGACGTCGGCCGAGGCCGAACCGTCGCGCGATCTCGGCCGCTTCCACGCCGCCCACACCAGCACGGCGGCCGGCCGGACGCCAGACCCGCGACGATGGCGTGATGACGACGCGACCGACCCTGTTCCTGCTGGTCGGGCTGCCGGGCACCGGGAAGACGACCGAGGCCCGCCGCCTGGAGGCCGAGGGGCACGCGCTGCGCCTGACGAAGGACGAGTGGGTCAAGGCGCTCTACGGGGAGGCGAACCCGCCGTCCGTGACGGACGTGATCGAAGGGCGGCTCGTCGAGATCGCGCTGCGCGCGCTCGTGCTCGGCGTGCCGGTCGTCCTCGATTTCGGGCTGTGGTCGCGCGACGAGCGCTCCGCCCTGCGGCGCGCTGCGGCCGACGTCGGTGCGGTCGCGGAGGTGCGCTACCTCGCGCTCTCCGCCGAGGAGCAGCGCCTGCGGCTCGACCGGCGCCAGGCGGAGGAGCCGCACACGACGTGGCACATGTCCGACGAGGAGCTCACCGCGTGGGCGGCCGCCTTCGACGTCCCCACCCCGGGCGAGGTCGACGGCACCGAGCCGCTCGACGACCCACCGACGGGCTGTGCCACGTGGGACGAGTGGCGCCGCCGACGCTGGCCCAGGTCGGTCCGGTGACCGACGCGTCCAGCAGGCGCGCCGCCCGGTGAGCAGCCGGGCCGCCCCTTCGTGCGAGCACCTTGTCCGCCGGGAGCGCGCCTGCCACGGTGTCCCCGTCCGCAGCGACGGCGCGAGGGGGAGCGGCAGTGAGCACCGAGAGCACCGATCCCGCCCGGAGCAAGGCGGAGGCCGAGGCCCGCAAGGCCGAGGCGGAGGCGCGGAAGGCGGAGGCCGAGGCGACGGAGTACCTCAGCCGGTCCGCACAGCAGCTGCGGGAGGCCGAGCGTCGCCAGAAGCTGCTCGCCGCCGAGCGCGACTCGGTGGCCGCGGCAGCCGGGCGGTACGCGAGCCTCGTGCCCGACCTCAGCGGGGTCGAGCGGGGCACGACGACCGTCTCCGGGACCAACGCGATGTACGAGTCGGAGCTGCTCGCGTCAGCGCTGGACCGGGCGTGCGCAGCGATCGTCGAAGCCGTGGGGCCCAGCGTCGGCGCGGGGCCCGTGCTCGTCACCACGGAGCTCGACCTCGTCGCCTCCGACGCCGTGCACGGTCAGGTCGACGTCGCGCTCGCCGAGCTCCAGTCCGCTGCCGACGGTCTCCTCAGCCCGCCGGAGGCCGGCGGCGAGTCGATCGCCGCCATCGGGCTCGCCGCGGCCGTGCTCCCGCACGTCCTCTCGCTGTTCGCCACCTCTCACACGGTCACCACGTCAGCCACGGCGCCCTCGGCGGCGGTCGCCGGCACCGCGCTCGCGGGCGTGCTCGCCGAGGACGCGGACCGTGAGGTGGTGCACGACACGTTCCGCGTGCTCGAGCGGGGCCCGCTCGACGTCCGGCTGGACGACCTGCTGACGGCCTGCGGCCAGCTCCGGGACATGGCCTCCGTCGCGGTGCAGGCCGACGCCGAGCCGGACCCGCGTACCGCGCTCGCGGCCGAGCTGG
The Cellulomonas sp. NS3 DNA segment above includes these coding regions:
- a CDS encoding AAA family ATPase, coding for MTTRPTLFLLVGLPGTGKTTEARRLEAEGHALRLTKDEWVKALYGEANPPSVTDVIEGRLVEIALRALVLGVPVVLDFGLWSRDERSALRRAAADVGAVAEVRYLALSAEEQRLRLDRRQAEEPHTTWHMSDEELTAWAAAFDVPTPGEVDGTEPLDDPPTGCATWDEWRRRRWPRSVR
- a CDS encoding hemerythrin domain-containing protein, encoding MEARTREGHPITQPLQDPSDDHHDHDPSPRARVRAWADEMRQVHARLREALDLAREQLEDAGASDAPATDLLLYCWGFCAALSGHHRSEDTALFPRLTEQHPDLVPVVAQLVQDHHMIEHLLGGLTEAIRLDASTEEKLRHLDGVEAVMTTHFRYEERRLLDVLDGVLDDSVAPGEVFGPLG
- a CDS encoding aminotransferase class I/II-fold pyridoxal phosphate-dependent enzyme, whose protein sequence is MELSDRARAAGDAIEPVTSFFLSLRAMDGQPDVVDLSFGDPHEMPLPALVDAIRANLEPRAEDWFAYKTSLAPAQEAVAAGLRAELGLDFAAADITMTQGAFGAIALAFRLVADVGDEVVVPEPGWFYAPMLRAADMVPVRASLAEGTFDLDVEAVARAITPRTRIVVVNSPANPTGRVYGRQRLAELATVLDEASARHGRRIWLLSDEPYRRIRFHGLGFTSPAELYPWTLVDYSYGKVLLAPGQRLGYLALSPLIPVAVRDELRDAILPLQLALGWGFPDALMQYAAPALETVSIDVAALQGRRDRAVAALGEAGYALTVPEGTFYLWGEAPGGNAVAFTAALAERGVYVLPGTVFGRPRHFRISLTATPEMLERALPVLREVGARVG
- a CDS encoding Pls/PosA family non-ribosomal peptide synthetase — its product is MSTPPSSATHTLRAGDRTPTPRTLVDVFASTVARFPDALAIDDGDEVLTYRALAQAVEARAARLAAVGVRRGDRVGVRAASGTVGLYVSVLAVLHAGAAYVPVDADDPDERAHRVFTDAGVVVVLGDGPEPLRPDGTPAPRVGARHAEAPTLEDGAWVIFTSGSTGRPKGVAVSHRSAAAFVDAEARLFLRGAPVGPGDRVLAGLSVAFDASCEEMWLAWRHGATLVPAPRALVRAGSELGPWLVDRDITVVSTVPTLAGLWPADALAAVRLLIFGGEAVPPELATRLWAPGRELWNTYGPTEATVVACAALLLPDATVRIGLPLDGWDLAVVDAEGREVPEGGTGELVIGGVGVARYLDPELDAVRFGPHEGLGWDRAYRTGDLVVADPEGLLFVGRADDQVKVNGHRIELAEVDTALQALPGVAGAAAAVRRSTAGGTVLVGYLAPQDGERLDLHDLLRRLRETLPGSMVPLLAVVEHIPTRTSGKVDRDALPWPLADAGDDDAAPLDGLAGWVGEQWAAVVGVRPQHEDDDFFAHGGSSLTAAQLVSALRARYPEVTVAEVYDHPSVGGLAEHLDATWPSDTDRPGGSGAAAPARTRTVAPVPVTSQVVQLLALLPLRGLVALRWLTVVAAVGTVLHVVWGVAWALAVPWWWLAAGWLLTVSPLGRLGVCALGARLLLAGVRPGSYPRGGHVHLRLWAAERLVDGFGAVTPASAPWISLYARALGADVGRDVDLHSVPPVTGFLTLGHGCAIEPEVDLSGHWVDGDVLHVGRIRVGPGATVGARSVLLPGSRVRGGTDVAAGSAVHGTTGSDEFWSGSPAVRQHEARHPWPTTRPPASRAGWTAVFAVTGAAVSALPSLAALPALAVLGAALAPTPSLAAAVGPALAWTLVAVPVAYLTYALLVLVGVRLLARGLREGCHPVRSGAGVRAWAVSRLMDAARTALFPLYSSLLTPAWLRLLGARVGRETEISTVVGLPSMMQVKDGAFLADDTMVAPYELGGGWLRVATAKVGRRAFLGNSGMTAPGRTVPKNGLVAVLSATPSRTRAGSSYLGSPPVLLARAPAVDDGERTYTSTPALRRARGAVEVCRVVPLLVLGLLWVGAGLALQAIAATGGWLLAAASGGVVLLAVGVLGAAVTVAAKWALAGRFRDAEHPLWSAPVWRGELADTFTEVVAAPLLADPVTGSVALVWWLRSMGARIGRGVWCETYWLPEADLVRLGDGATVGPGCVVQTHLFHDRVMSLDTVTLRDGATLGPHGVVLPAALLDEGATVGPASLVLRGETVPAGSRWVGNPIGPWRAPVGAS
- a CDS encoding phosphotransferase enzyme family protein, with translation MLVWAAWKRPRSRDGSASADVGGVQVRVYGWVELGEPDPRLDPELVGAAVGTLHRIASPHPGPVHPWYTEPVGAAGWDRLVDALRNAGAPFAGRLAALRDELVALESWIEPPGGLHVCHCDLWADNVLPAAGAGLCVIDWENAGPADPRRELACVLFEFARDDPGRARALQGAYADAGGPARLTRTADFSMLVAQLGHITQAAATDWLTPNARSPERAGAAAWVGEVLDDPHTRAHLEELLDAVR